In [Leptolyngbya] sp. PCC 7376, a genomic segment contains:
- a CDS encoding caspase, EACC1-associated type, translating into MGKFALLVGVSEYKHLEEKQQLPNAARDLEAMRNVLEPAELGGFEVACLNNPDKSTLEIAIYNLFTNRQKEDVVLFYFSGHGMRDKQFNLYFGLSATQQDQKAVVIPPTATDARYLHQQIGNSRSERQVIILDCCFSGAFAKGLIAKGEQAKLDIKPDELGGKGRAILTSSTSTQYSFAHEDSELSIYTHYLVEGIRTGAADLDSDGMISADELYRYTEEKIHQESPAMSPKFYPVQGGYRITVSNAPQGNALVQYRKAVLEMVREDHEDIDFIAGEFDVINRATLDEYQLSWGVEETEAAAIETEVMKPYRLRQEKLKKFEVIVTKATQKKADLRERDVKKLRRFQESLGLRDEDVAQWIPAEIKQVTQAATSKAPKRETEERPKSFTEELGNGVKLDMVLIPKGRFMMGMSDDEIEKLVKKYKWDGFRREAPQHRVDITQAFYMGKYQVTQGQWQAVMGDNPSEFQNGDDYPVEQVSWDDCHEFLEKLNPQTGKSFRLPSEAEWEYACRAGTTTQYYFGDDAEQLGKYAWFADNSGDKNIDSSEIWRTDSGNYGKRILGNNCRTHPVGQKKPNQFELFDMHGNVWEWCEDDFEDNYKTPRTQKSFVGSGDQKVLRGGAWAFDPERCRSAIRDFNSRGVRPDVIGFRVVVTPQ; encoded by the coding sequence ATGGGAAAGTTTGCACTCTTAGTTGGGGTCAGTGAATATAAGCATTTAGAGGAGAAACAGCAGCTTCCAAATGCGGCGCGGGATTTGGAGGCGATGCGGAATGTGTTGGAGCCTGCGGAGCTTGGTGGCTTTGAGGTGGCATGTCTGAATAATCCGGATAAATCCACGCTGGAAATCGCTATCTATAATCTCTTTACGAATCGCCAAAAAGAAGATGTCGTGCTCTTTTATTTTTCTGGGCATGGAATGCGAGACAAGCAATTCAATTTGTATTTTGGGTTGTCGGCGACGCAGCAAGACCAAAAAGCCGTAGTTATTCCGCCGACAGCAACGGACGCGCGGTATCTCCATCAGCAAATAGGAAATAGTCGCTCAGAACGACAGGTGATTATTCTGGACTGTTGTTTTAGTGGGGCGTTTGCGAAGGGATTAATCGCAAAGGGTGAGCAGGCAAAGCTCGATATTAAACCAGATGAGCTAGGCGGTAAGGGTCGAGCAATTCTGACATCCTCGACTTCAACACAATATTCTTTTGCCCATGAGGACTCGGAACTCTCAATCTACACGCATTATTTAGTGGAAGGGATTCGGACTGGGGCAGCAGATCTGGATAGTGATGGGATGATCTCGGCGGATGAGCTATATCGCTATACGGAGGAAAAGATTCATCAGGAGTCTCCGGCAATGAGTCCGAAGTTTTATCCGGTGCAAGGAGGCTATCGAATTACGGTTTCGAATGCGCCCCAGGGGAATGCGTTGGTGCAATATCGCAAAGCGGTGCTGGAAATGGTGCGGGAAGACCATGAGGATATTGATTTTATTGCAGGGGAGTTTGATGTGATTAATCGGGCGACTCTGGATGAATATCAACTGAGCTGGGGTGTGGAGGAAACGGAAGCAGCAGCGATCGAAACTGAGGTGATGAAACCCTATCGGTTGCGGCAGGAAAAGCTGAAAAAGTTTGAGGTGATAGTTACCAAGGCGACTCAGAAAAAAGCGGACTTACGGGAACGGGATGTTAAAAAGTTGCGGCGGTTTCAGGAGTCGTTGGGACTACGAGATGAGGATGTGGCGCAATGGATTCCTGCTGAGATAAAGCAGGTGACTCAAGCGGCGACGTCTAAAGCACCAAAGCGAGAAACAGAAGAACGACCGAAATCATTTACCGAGGAGCTGGGGAATGGGGTGAAGCTGGATATGGTTCTCATTCCGAAAGGCCGCTTCATGATGGGAATGTCAGATGATGAGATCGAAAAGTTAGTCAAAAAATATAAGTGGGATGGTTTTAGGCGAGAAGCGCCCCAGCATCGAGTTGATATTACCCAGGCATTTTATATGGGGAAATATCAAGTAACTCAGGGGCAGTGGCAAGCTGTAATGGGGGATAATCCGTCAGAGTTTCAGAATGGGGATGATTATCCTGTTGAGCAGGTTTCTTGGGATGACTGCCACGAGTTTTTAGAGAAGCTGAATCCACAAACTGGCAAAAGTTTTCGGCTACCGAGTGAGGCTGAGTGGGAATACGCTTGTCGGGCGGGAACAACGACTCAATATTATTTTGGGGATGATGCAGAGCAGTTAGGAAAATATGCTTGGTTTGCTGATAATAGTGGCGATAAAAATATTGATAGTTCAGAAATTTGGCGAACAGATTCAGGTAACTATGGAAAACGAATTCTTGGAAATAATTGCAGAACGCATCCTGTCGGTCAAAAAAAGCCAAATCAATTTGAACTTTTTGATATGCATGGCAATGTGTGGGAGTGGTGTGAGGATGATTTTGAGGATAATTACAAGACTCCGAGAACTCAGAAATCTTTTGTCGGTTCTGGTGATCAAAAAGTTCTTCGCGGCGGCGCTTGGGCCTTCGATCCAGAGCGTTGTCGTTCGGCCATTCGTGACTTCAATTCCCGCGGCGTTCGCCCCGACGTTATCGGTTTCCGTGTTGTTGTCACCCCCCAGTGA
- the mutT gene encoding 8-oxo-dGTP diphosphatase MutT: MSLPHKQIGVAVIRNDAGEILIDRRLDKGDMAGLWEFPGGKIEAGETVEACVAREIKEEIALDIKVGDRLILIEHDYPKFKVSLHVHWCDYLGGEPKAIECQEIVWVKPADLGQYEFPEANQAIINAIQKA; this comes from the coding sequence ATGTCCTTGCCCCACAAGCAGATCGGCGTTGCGGTGATTCGGAATGACGCAGGTGAAATTTTAATTGATCGTCGTCTAGATAAAGGGGATATGGCCGGTCTCTGGGAATTTCCCGGCGGCAAGATTGAGGCTGGTGAAACGGTAGAGGCTTGTGTTGCACGCGAAATAAAGGAAGAAATTGCGCTGGATATCAAAGTGGGCGATCGCCTAATTCTGATTGAGCATGACTATCCTAAATTTAAAGTGTCGCTCCATGTGCATTGGTGTGACTATTTGGGTGGAGAACCAAAGGCAATCGAGTGCCAAGAAATTGTATGGGTGAAACCAGCCGACTTGGGCCAATACGAATTCCCTGAAGCGAATCAAGCCATTATCAATGCAATTCAGAAGGCATAG
- the rnc gene encoding ribonuclease III, with product MAQLPPQRQKSLVRLMERLGLSDHSRIRWDLMDLALTHPSISPDQNYEQLEFIGDAVVRLAASEVLYELYPDEPVGEFAAIRSILVSDRTLAEFAESYNFQKYLLYHGHYEGAGLVSLLADAFEANLGALFLSTNDLSLVHPWLDAPLKIKAEEIKRDPARQNYKDALQVWTQSEHHVLPTYKVEKNPKSKSEEDFFCSEVWLRDILLGSGFGRSKKAAQQAAARQAYEKAVQTESPKKNA from the coding sequence ATGGCACAGCTCCCTCCCCAACGACAAAAAAGTTTAGTGCGGCTAATGGAGCGATTAGGGTTGTCGGATCACTCTCGGATTCGCTGGGATTTGATGGATTTGGCATTGACTCACCCGAGCATTTCGCCCGACCAAAACTATGAACAACTCGAATTTATTGGCGATGCCGTTGTTCGTCTAGCAGCTTCAGAAGTGCTTTACGAGCTATATCCCGACGAACCAGTGGGAGAATTTGCGGCAATTCGATCTATTCTGGTCAGCGATCGCACCCTAGCCGAGTTTGCCGAGAGCTACAACTTTCAGAAATATTTGCTGTACCACGGTCATTACGAAGGAGCAGGTTTAGTCTCACTACTCGCGGATGCATTTGAAGCAAATCTTGGGGCGTTATTTCTCTCAACGAATGATTTATCGCTAGTGCATCCGTGGCTCGATGCACCGCTAAAAATTAAAGCCGAAGAAATTAAACGAGATCCAGCCCGCCAAAATTATAAGGATGCGTTGCAGGTGTGGACTCAGAGCGAACACCATGTTTTGCCGACTTATAAAGTAGAAAAAAATCCCAAGTCGAAGAGCGAAGAAGATTTCTTCTGTTCGGAGGTTTGGCTGCGGGATATATTGCTGGGTTCTGGATTTGGACGGTCAAAAAAAGCGGCTCAACAAGCAGCAGCACGCCAAGCCTATGAAAAAGCAGTCCAAACAGAGTCGCCAAAGAAAAACGCCTAG